The Myxococcales bacterium genomic sequence GAGCGTTCGTCGTGGGGAACCATCGGGCATTGCCCCTGTTGCCAGCCTTCCACGCGCTCGTGCACGCGCTGCCGGAGAGCCGCGAAGGCGAGGGGGTCGGTGGCCGTGAAGGTCAGGTCCATACCGGAGTCGTGTGAAGCCACGGTGACCCTGCGTCCAAGGGCAGCTCGGGCGCCCCACGCACCGTCTTCGTCCGTGCTCGGGTGCCGCCCCAAGGCCTCGGCGAGGGGCTCGGCATGAACCGCGAGCGCGGCGGGGCTGACCCCGGGGGTGGCTTCGACACGTACGACGACGGCGTCTGCTTTGTGCTCGATGCCTACCCGGGCTTTTTGGAGGGCAATCGGGCACTGGGCGCGCTTGGCACTCGACGTTGCCGTTCCTTCCGAGTGCGCGCATGCCGTGAACAGGGCTGGCAGTGCCAACGAAAGACCTGCCACCTTTGCGAGTGCTGCGAACGACTTCATGGCCGAACCTCCTGAGGGTTGTTTCCCACCTAGCGCCCCCGCGCATCGCGGGGGTCAGCTGCCGTGGTCTGGACTCTCAAAGCTTGGGCCCCGAAGGCCGTCGCGCCCAATACGAAATCAGCGCGACAATCATAGGGTTTTTGAATGCGTTCGCGCCCGGACGAAGGAAGGGCCCTCAGGGCATCTCAGAGTCCATGGCGGCGCTTTGGGCGTAGCCGATGCGAATGGCCACTGCGCGCACCTTGGTGCCTTTCGGAAGCTTCAGCGGTTCGTGATAGAGCTGCCACGCGGAGCTTCCTATACCGTCTGCCGCCTGATAGGCGATGGACGCGCCTGGCGTGGGGGAGCTCATGCGCAGGTAGCCGTGATACCGCTCGAACGCAGGCGCCGCGGTGGCTGGCTGTTTGCCGCCAGGCCAGAACGTTTCGACCATCTCGGGCTCGGGCACGAAGCCCCAGTCGGTCTCTTCCATGACGAACTCATCCACGGCGTTGCGCAAACGCAAAAGCTCCTTGCGGTAGCGGGGGTCCTGCGCGAGATCACGCACCTCGTGCGGATCAGACGCGGTGTCAAAGAGCTCTTCGGCGGGCTTGCGGGGCCGGAACCACAACGACTGCACGTCGTTCAACTTGCCTCGATCACGTAGATCGTAAATGTCCAGCATGCCTTTTTGGTTGCGCCGAAACGCGATGGTCTGGTGCATCGGCTTGTCCGGCTGGAAATAGCGAATGTACTTCCAGCGCGTGTCGCGGGCGGCGCGCACCAGATCGTAGGCTTCGTCCATGCGGTCGCGCGTGGCGAAGAACACGTCACGGGGCTTGGCCTTCTGAGGACCCAGGAAGGGGCGGCCATCCATCCAGGAAGGGACGGGCGCTCCGGCCAGCGACAACATGCTGGGCCCGAGGTCCATCAGCGTCACGAGCTCGTCCGACTTGGTCCCCGCCCCGCGCTTGTCGGGCCAGCGAATGATGAGCGGCACCTGCAAACCGGAATCGTAGACCTCGCGCTTGGCCCGGGGTAGCCCTGCGCCGTGATCGCCGTAGAAGATCACCACGCTCTTGTCGAGCAGCCCTGCTTTTTCGAGCTCGGCCAGCTGTTCGCCCACTTTGATGTCGAGGTGGGCGAGGTTGTCGTAGTAGCGGGCCACGTCTTGCCGCACGGCGGGGGTGTCAGGGTAATAGGGCGGCAGCTTGACCTTCTTGGGGTCGACGGCCATGGGCTCGTCGGCTTGGGCCCAGACCTGAGATTCGTGGGTCTCCATGTAGTTGAAGACCGCAAAAAAGGGCGTCTCGGGCGTGGGCCGGTTGCGCCAGTGTGCCTTTGTGCTGCTCTCGTCCCACGCGGTGAGCGGACGCGCGAACTGATAGTCTTCCTTGGGGTTGTTCGTGGTGTAGTAGCCGGCCGCGCGCAGAAACTCGGTGAAGCACTTGACCTCGGGCGCAGGTACGGCCTCGTAGGGCTTGACGTGCGTGAGGCCCTTGGCATTGGTCCGCATGTTCATCGCGCCGATGCGCGTGGGGTACTTGCCCGTGATGATCGAAGCGCGGCTCGGCGCGCAGACACCCACCACGGCAAAGGCTTTGGTGTACGTGACGCCTTCGGCGGCCAGCCGGTCGAGATGAGGCGTTTTCACGGTCCGGTCGCCGTAGGCGGCCAGATGAGGCCCGATGTCCTCGGCGACCAGCCACACGACGTTGGGCCGGTAAGCTTCAGCCCCGCCTCGGGGGAGAGCGGCTGCAAAGGCCCGTGGGGCCGCGAGGGGCCCGAGCAGAAGGGCCACGACGAAGAGAACGAGACGTTGGGGTGCAGGCAGATGCATGGGTCGAAGAGCTTTCAGAAACAGAAGCGGTGCGTTGCGTTCGCGTCGCGGTCGAGTTTAGGGCCCGAAAGAGGAGCGCTCCACCCGCAGAACGCCGACGCGCGCCGCGTTCCGTCGTATCGGACCCTAACACGTGATCACGGGCGCACCGGGCCCGCCCGCGGGGCCTTCCCCCGAGCGCCCAAGACCCAGGACGCACAGCCCTTGCGGGCACCCGCGCGGGGCCAGGGGCTCGCCGCTCATCGGTGCGAAATATCGTGTTTTGTCATGACTCCCTCAATTGACTTACATAACAACCCTGTGCGCTACCTGCCGTTGTGGCATACCCACAGGCATGGTCATTCGGGTACGGCCGGTCGACGGTTTCACGGCGTTCTCGGGCCTTTTGGCCCTCCTGGTTTTTGTGGGTTGCACGGTCGAGGCCGAAGGGATCGGCTCGGCTGACCCCGACCCCAACCTGCTCGATGCGGGGGCGCAGCCTCTGCTCGACACGGGGATCGTGCCAGGTGCGGGAGGAAGCGTCGGCATGGTTTCGCCCGACGCGTCCGTGGTCGGGGAACCCGAGACCGGCTCCGACGGGTCCGGGGGAGCGGGCGGCCAGCCCCTTGGCGGCGGAGGCATGGGAGGCGTCGTGGGCGCCGGCGGATCCGGCGACATTCCGGCCTCCGGGGGCACGGGGGGAACCCCAGACCCGGGAACGCAAGGTGGATCGCCGGGTGGCGGTGGCATGGGCCCCGTGGGGCAAGGCGGCCAGACGGGCCTCGGGGGGCAGGGCGGTGAGGGGGGCGGTCAGATTCCCCCAGGCAAGGGCCCCAACTTGGTCGACAACGCCGGCTTCGAGAAGGGCCTTCTGGATTGGAAGAACGTCAGGGGTACAGGAGGGCTGTTTGAGCCCGGCTACGAGAGCATGACCGGCTTGCTCGAGCCGAGCCTTCTCGGCTGGTGGCAACAGGATCTGGGACGTTTCGTTCCGGGCAGGGCTTACGTGATCTCCGGGTGGGGGCGCGCCCCGCAGGGCGGCTGCCGCATCGGCATCAAGGGAGGGGCCAGTGCGGGCGAAATCAGGCGTGACAGCGAGCCGTTCGGCCCTACGTGGTCGGAGCGCTCGTTCGTCTTTACGCTTCCGACGGACCTTCGCTGGCTTCAGATCTTTCTCGCGAACACCACCGGGACGAATTGCGAATACGACGACCTCTCCGTCCGAAGGGGCGACGCGAACGAGTAACGGGACGCTCAGCCCTTCGAGGCCGCCAGTTGATGGCATAGCGTACGAAGGTCGGAGGCCTCTTGAATGCGTTTTGCAATGCCTTCGGGGGACATGTCGAGCTTCGCGTCGAGTCGCCTCTCGGGCCGCAAGTCGGACAGGGCACTGGCCGCAACGATTCGTTGCTCGATGGCACCGGGGCTCATGTCCAGGTGAATCATCGATCCATCTCGCTGAGCTTGATGACATCCATCCGGTCTTGCGGCCGTCCCGATTGCATCTTCATCTGAAGAAGCCCCTCACGCGAAACGACCACTAACGGAACGTCCCCGAACATGCGGGTGGCCCTGCCCTCCCAGGCCTCGCGCAAGTTTTCGTTCACGAAAAGAAGGTCCACGGTCATGAGATCGCCGTCTTTGACCTTGTTTACCCTTGCCATCGTCATCCCATCGGAGAAGTCCATCAACCCCGCTTCGAGCGTGTACCCCACCTGCGCAAGAACGCTTTTCGCCCCTGCAAGGCTCTCGGGGCGAATCAGCAAGTCGATATCCTTGGTGGCCCGGGGGGCCCCCCACACCGCCACCGCCAGCCCTCCCACCAGGGCGTAGGGAATTTCGTGCGCCGTGAGCGCACCCACCACCGCCCTCAGTTCCGAAGCGAGGTCCATTTCGCACAGTCTAGCGCGGGCACGAGCAGCACGCGGTGCGCGGCAGCCCGCCGGTGGCCTGGAAGCTCACGGGTTGGCGGCCGGGATGAGCGCGCGCTCGAGCGCCTCGTAGGGCGCCTCCGCGCGCGCGCGGTTGGCCTGCTGGGCCAACTGGGCTGCGTTCACGATGTTGCCCACGTAGAAGAACGAAGCGGCAAGCCCTGCGGCGGTGGCAGAAAAGGGCAGATCTTGTGTCGCCAGCTCGACGGTGGCGGTGATGAAAACGGCGTTCAACACCAAGGCCAGCGCCGCCGACTGCCAGGCGCCGCAATACGCTTGCCCGGCACCGGGAAGGAGGGCGCTCGCAACGGCGGCCAGTGGGATCGACTTGGTCGCACGCGCCTCCAGGTAGTCCTGCCGCGCGCCCGCGATGTGCATCCGAAGCTCTGGCGCGAGCGGCAGCCTGGCCAGGTCAGATGCAAAGGTCGGCGCTTCGGGCTTTGCCAGCAGGCCAAGCCGCGCCTGCTGCTCTGCGGGAAGCCGGGCGAGACGTGCCTCGAACGCCTGTGTGTCTTTGTCCTCGAGAAAGGAAAGGGCGATGAGTGTGTCGAGGTGCAGCCGCTCGGCTTCGCTCGGGGCCAGACGGGAGCCCCTCTCTAAGAGCGTGCGGGCATGGGCCCGCTCGTCCAGTCTGAACAAAGCCAAGCTGTCGAGACGCAGAAGCTCGACCCTCTCGGTATCGTCGGCTGCCTGCAGCGATGCGGCCTGTGCCAGAAGGTGCGCATCCAGGTACCTTTGCGCCTGCAGGCGCTCCACCACGGCGGCCACCCCGGGGGGGCGATGCGGGGGCGCGTCCTCGGACGCCCACAAGGCCGCTACCAGAGCCAACCACATGAGCGATGTGCGGGGGCGTGAAACCACCGCAACCGTCCTTCGATGGTCACGGGTGACAGACCAGCCAGCGGCGCGCTGGGCTCCAGGAGAAGGTGTGCACCGCTCAGCGTGAGCGCCACCAAGGGACCGCAGCGTTGGCTCGTCAACGCGAACAGCGCCGAATCAGACGGGTACATCGGGCAAGAAGACCCCACGGCTTTCCTGATGACGTTGCGATAGGTGCGCACGGCGGTCGAGGGGGGGGCGGGCGTGGCCCCGGGGGCGCTGGCGCCGAACCACGCCGCGGCGCCCTCCACCCGATAGCGCGCGTCGAGCGCGTTCATCTCGGGGCGCTTCATGAGCCCCACCGTGCAGCCGCTTGCCCATAGAAGAGCGAGGCATGACCACGGGTAGGGCTCGAAGCGCCGCACGTCCGGCCTGGTTCAGGGCGTGCGAGGCGCCGGTGCACTTTGGGGGGGAGGCGCCCAAGCTCCCGGCGGGGGCGCCTGGGGGGCGGCTGCCGGAGGGGGGCCCTGGGGCACGGCGCCCGGCTGCCATCCGGCCGGAGGCGCGCTCGGCCACGCGGGCGGCGGGTATCCCGAGCCGTTGAGGGGCCGCAACTCGAAGGTATGCACGGGCTTGTAGCGCATGATCCAGAGGAAGGGCACGAGCAGGAACACCCCGCCGATGCACGCGCCCACGTCGAACTCTTCGTTGCGGCTGATGACGCCGTCGACGGATTCGTAGCCATCGAGCTCCATGTGAACGGTGGTCGTGCTGCCCACGATTTTCGTGTCCGTCATCGTATAGGGCGTGCGGCCAACCGGCTCGCCGTTGAGGTACAGCTTCGCCCCGGAGGGTTCGCTGCGGATGACCGTGCTGCTGGCACAAGCGCTCGTCAGAGCGGCGAGCGTCACGGCGGCTGTCAAACGTTAGGAGAGTTTTCGGATGTTGGGCATGATCGGTCGGCATGCTGCCAGCTGACCATGCCGGGCGTCAATCTGCGCCTCGCGAATTGCCAACGCGGCCCCGCGGCCCACGCGCCCTCCGGGCCGCGACGCCGTGTCGCGGCCCGAAGAACCCGGGTCGGCGACCCTCAGATCGAGAGCGGGCCGTTGCCGTCCCGCCCGAACGACGAGATGTTGGCGCCCACCATCTGGGCTGCCGAGACCCACGCCTTCGAGTGGGGATCGTTGAAGCTCAGATAGCGCCCGAGCCGCAGCTTGCCGCCGGCCTTGCCCGTCCAGACCATGGTCATGTTCTTGGGGTCGTGAGGGTTGCCGAGGCCCATGTCGCTCGTCCACACCATGAGCGTGTTGTCGAAGAGCGTGCTGCCCTCGCCGTCGTCGCGGGCCTTCATCGCCAAGATGAGATCCCGGAACAGCTCCGCGCGCCACTTGAGCACCACAGGGTAGTCTTTGCGGCCGTCCGGA encodes the following:
- a CDS encoding sulfatase-like hydrolase/transferase, with translation MHLPAPQRLVLFVVALLLGPLAAPRAFAAALPRGGAEAYRPNVVWLVAEDIGPHLAAYGDRTVKTPHLDRLAAEGVTYTKAFAVVGVCAPSRASIITGKYPTRIGAMNMRTNAKGLTHVKPYEAVPAPEVKCFTEFLRAAGYYTTNNPKEDYQFARPLTAWDESSTKAHWRNRPTPETPFFAVFNYMETHESQVWAQADEPMAVDPKKVKLPPYYPDTPAVRQDVARYYDNLAHLDIKVGEQLAELEKAGLLDKSVVIFYGDHGAGLPRAKREVYDSGLQVPLIIRWPDKRGAGTKSDELVTLMDLGPSMLSLAGAPVPSWMDGRPFLGPQKAKPRDVFFATRDRMDEAYDLVRAARDTRWKYIRYFQPDKPMHQTIAFRRNQKGMLDIYDLRDRGKLNDVQSLWFRPRKPAEELFDTASDPHEVRDLAQDPRYRKELLRLRNAVDEFVMEETDWGFVPEPEMVETFWPGGKQPATAAPAFERYHGYLRMSSPTPGASIAYQAADGIGSSAWQLYHEPLKLPKGTKVRAVAIRIGYAQSAAMDSEMP
- a CDS encoding nucleotidyltransferase family protein yields the protein MDLASELRAVVGALTAHEIPYALVGGLAVAVWGAPRATKDIDLLIRPESLAGAKSVLAQVGYTLEAGLMDFSDGMTMARVNKVKDGDLMTVDLLFVNENLREAWEGRATRMFGDVPLVVVSREGLLQMKMQSGRPQDRMDVIKLSEMDR
- a CDS encoding PEGA domain-containing protein, with protein sequence MTAAVTLAALTSACASSTVIRSEPSGAKLYLNGEPVGRTPYTMTDTKIVGSTTTVHMELDGYESVDGVISRNEEFDVGACIGGVFLLVPFLWIMRYKPVHTFELRPLNGSGYPPPAWPSAPPAGWQPGAVPQGPPPAAAPQAPPPGAWAPPPQSAPAPRTP